A portion of the Salmo trutta chromosome 1, fSalTru1.1, whole genome shotgun sequence genome contains these proteins:
- the LOC115207243 gene encoding metalloproteinase inhibitor 2-like: MTWSISSCFITLVVLFLWRIEDSAEACRCAPVHLQQAFCSADVVIRAKVVGVTAVSGNTNYDVQQIKMFKGPDRVIHTIFTSSSSASCGVTLELTKEYLFTGRMNTDGRMRIVMCDFIQYWEDLNGTQKKSLTQRYRSGCDCTIIRCSSLPCPVSAPDECLWTDWLLADGQSGPQAKYSACLKRSDGSCAWYRGMAPSKK; this comes from the exons ATGACTTGGTCTATAAGCAGTTGTTTCATCACTCTGGTCGTTTTGTTCCTTTGGCGGATCGAAGACAGTGCAGAAGCTTGCAGATGCGCTCCTGTCCATCTTCAACAGGCTTTTTGCAGCGCAGACGTCG TGATCAGGGCAAAGGTGGTTGGAGTGACAGCTGTGTCTGGTAACACCAACTATGACGTCCAACAGATCAAG ATGTTCAAAGGTCCTGACCGGGTTATCCACACCATCTTCACTTCATCCTCTTCAGCCTCGTGCGGCGTGACTCTGGAACTCACCAAGGAGTATCTCTTCACAG gcAGGATGAATACTGATGGCAGGATGCGCATAGTCATGTGTGACTTTATTCAGTACTGGGAGGACTTGAATGGCACACAAAAGAAGAGCTTGACTCAACGCTACCGAAGCGGCTGCGATTGCACG ATCATCCGCTGCTCTTCCCTCCCGTGTCCCGTCAGCGCCCCAGATGAGTGTCTTTGGACGGACTGGTTGTTGGCCGATGGCCAAAGCGGACCCCAGGCCAAGTACTCTGCCTGTCTCAAGAGGAGTGATGGGTCCTGTGCCTGGTACAGGGGGATGGCTCCATCCAAGAAGTAG